Proteins encoded within one genomic window of Dermatophilus congolensis:
- the hemB gene encoding porphobilinogen synthase → MNANHESLRRRPRRLRSTPAIRRLVAETRLHPAQLILPVFIAEDTDHPTPITSMPGVVQHCMDSLLTTAREAATAGIGGIMLFGVPTHKDATGSGADDPNGILNTALSRVRDTVGDDLLVMADTCLDEFTDHGHCGVLATDSRGNTYVDNDATLERYASMAVSQANAGAHIVGPSGMMDGQIGVIRDALDQAGHTDTIILAYSAKYASAYYGPFREAVSSSLTGDRKTYQQDPANIAESLLETELDIEQGADIVMVKPGMPYLDVLATIAANVNVPVCSYQVSGEYAMLEAAAANGWLERDRAILESLTCLNRAGAGSILTYHALHAAHLLG, encoded by the coding sequence ATGAACGCCAACCACGAATCCCTACGCCGCCGCCCCCGCCGCCTACGCAGCACCCCCGCCATCCGCCGACTCGTCGCCGAAACCAGACTCCACCCAGCCCAACTCATCCTTCCCGTCTTCATCGCCGAAGACACCGACCACCCCACCCCCATCACCTCCATGCCCGGAGTCGTCCAACACTGCATGGACTCCCTACTCACCACAGCCCGCGAAGCAGCAACCGCCGGAATCGGCGGCATCATGCTCTTCGGCGTACCCACCCACAAAGACGCCACCGGCTCCGGCGCCGACGACCCCAACGGCATCCTCAACACCGCACTCTCCCGCGTCCGCGACACCGTAGGCGACGACCTACTCGTCATGGCCGACACCTGCCTCGACGAATTCACCGACCACGGCCACTGTGGCGTCCTAGCAACCGACAGCCGCGGAAACACCTACGTCGACAACGACGCCACCCTCGAACGCTACGCATCCATGGCCGTATCCCAAGCCAACGCAGGAGCCCACATCGTCGGCCCCTCCGGAATGATGGACGGCCAAATCGGCGTCATCCGCGACGCCCTCGACCAAGCCGGACACACCGACACCATCATCCTCGCCTACTCCGCCAAATACGCCTCCGCCTACTACGGACCCTTCCGCGAAGCTGTCTCCTCATCCCTGACCGGCGACCGCAAAACCTACCAACAAGACCCAGCCAACATCGCCGAATCCCTCCTAGAAACCGAACTCGACATCGAACAAGGCGCCGACATCGTCATGGTCAAACCCGGCATGCCCTACCTGGACGTCCTAGCCACCATCGCAGCCAACGTCAACGTCCCCGTCTGCTCCTACCAAGTCTCCGGCGAATACGCCATGCTCGAAGCCGCCGCAGCCAACGGCTGGCTCGAACGCGACCGCGCCATCCTCGAATCACTCACCTGCCTCAACCGCGCCGGAGCCGGATCCATCCTCACCTACCACGCCCTCCACGCCGCCCACCTGCTCGGATAA
- a CDS encoding acetoin utilization protein AcuC, with product MDDARVSVVWDEGFTRYNFGTGHPMDPVRLDLTARLCHALGLFADAVVMVSPVEASTEALVRVHDPQYIAAVQRASIDPRAADPRFGLGTEDDPAFVGMHEVSARIADGSRLIAEQVWSGHMDHGVNFTGGLHHAMRDRAAGFCVYNDAVMAIDWLLQAGATRVAYVDVDAHHGDGVEGAFWDDPRVLTLSVHETGKILFPGTGFPREIGGVEALGCAVNLALPTQTRDAQWLRAIDATVPALLRAFRPQILVSQHGADTHYTDPLTHLAISVDAQRAVMTQLHDLAHELCEGRWVALGGGGYQPVSVVPRTWSHLVAIAAHRPVDVATAIPTSWLNHAYQISADLPETMGDGAYENGHVAFRSWEHGYDPGNSLDAAVMATREAVFSYHGLDAWYD from the coding sequence ATGGACGACGCACGCGTGAGTGTCGTGTGGGATGAGGGGTTCACTCGATACAACTTCGGTACGGGGCACCCGATGGATCCCGTGCGTTTAGATCTGACTGCGCGGCTGTGCCACGCACTGGGTTTGTTCGCAGATGCGGTGGTAATGGTCTCTCCGGTGGAGGCTTCCACTGAGGCGTTAGTGCGGGTTCATGACCCGCAGTACATCGCTGCTGTGCAGCGGGCTTCGATTGATCCACGAGCGGCAGATCCTCGCTTTGGTTTAGGCACTGAAGATGATCCGGCGTTCGTGGGTATGCATGAGGTGAGTGCGCGGATCGCTGATGGGTCGCGCTTGATTGCCGAGCAGGTGTGGAGTGGTCATATGGATCACGGGGTGAACTTCACCGGTGGTCTTCACCATGCGATGCGTGATCGAGCAGCTGGGTTCTGTGTATATAACGATGCAGTCATGGCCATTGACTGGCTTCTGCAGGCAGGGGCCACACGTGTTGCTTATGTCGATGTTGATGCTCATCACGGCGATGGCGTGGAGGGGGCTTTCTGGGATGATCCCCGCGTCTTGACGCTCTCTGTTCATGAAACCGGAAAAATTCTTTTTCCTGGCACGGGGTTCCCGCGTGAGATCGGGGGAGTGGAAGCACTGGGCTGCGCGGTGAATCTCGCTCTTCCCACACAGACGCGTGATGCGCAGTGGTTACGCGCTATTGATGCCACCGTGCCTGCCTTGCTGCGTGCCTTTCGTCCCCAGATCCTTGTTAGTCAGCACGGCGCCGATACGCATTACACCGATCCTCTTACGCATCTAGCTATCTCTGTTGATGCTCAACGTGCCGTGATGACTCAGTTGCATGACTTGGCTCACGAGCTGTGCGAAGGACGTTGGGTTGCATTAGGGGGAGGGGGATACCAGCCTGTTTCTGTAGTTCCTCGCACGTGGAGTCACCTTGTGGCCATTGCGGCGCATCGCCCTGTTGATGTGGCTACTGCTATCCCGACTAGCTGGCTTAATCACGCCTACCAGATCAGTGCTGATTTGCCCGAGACTATGGGGGATGGTGCCTATGAGAATGGGCATGTGGCTTTCCGTTCTTGGGAACACGGATATGACCCCGGCAATAGCCTTGATGCCGCTGTGATGGCAACCCGGGAGGCCGTGTTCAGTTATCACGGTCTGGATGCCTGGTATGACTGA
- a CDS encoding glutamyl-tRNA reductase, with amino-acid sequence MSLVVLGLSHRTSPLDLLERASLDANGIAALRDSLRSSQHIAESALITTCNRIEVYAEARTFHGAIDDIGDALEMASGVCRADLADHLYVHYEDRAVAHAFSVACGLDSMAVGEAQILGQMRAALADAQRHETAGPVLNTLFQQALRVGKKAHSDTAIDKAGPSLVERGLHLCTQAIGDLNTKRVVVMGAGAISALAATTLVRAGITDVLVINRTRAKADHLSSGLGLTSGDWDDLDTHLTRADLIVACTGATDHIVTGDMAARIAQARQGRPQAYLDLALPRDIAPEVTEHAYVADLAVIGESLRGGDATASAVSEVTDLVTAEVAEFMLMRRQSEVAPTVAALRRQSADVVKAELARLATKLPTDLDPKVRAEIEQSVRRVATKILHTPTVRVKELASSPLGDYTGALRALFDLDATETATVSAPPTVGPRAPMPGEVAGAIMDPRRLNR; translated from the coding sequence GTGAGTCTTGTCGTGTTGGGGCTGTCTCACCGCACATCCCCGCTGGACCTCTTGGAACGCGCCAGCCTCGACGCCAACGGCATCGCTGCCCTCCGCGACAGCCTGCGCTCCTCGCAACACATCGCCGAATCGGCACTCATCACCACCTGCAACCGCATCGAGGTGTATGCCGAAGCCCGCACCTTCCACGGAGCCATCGACGACATCGGCGACGCCCTTGAAATGGCCAGCGGAGTCTGCCGCGCCGACCTGGCCGACCACCTATACGTCCACTACGAAGACCGCGCCGTAGCCCACGCATTCTCCGTCGCCTGTGGACTGGACTCAATGGCCGTCGGCGAAGCTCAAATTCTCGGGCAAATGCGCGCAGCCCTCGCTGACGCTCAACGCCACGAAACAGCAGGCCCGGTACTCAACACCCTCTTCCAACAAGCCCTACGCGTTGGGAAAAAAGCCCACTCCGACACCGCTATCGATAAAGCAGGACCCTCACTCGTTGAACGCGGCCTGCACCTATGCACACAAGCCATCGGCGACCTCAACACCAAACGCGTCGTTGTCATGGGTGCCGGAGCAATCAGCGCCCTGGCCGCCACCACCCTCGTCCGCGCAGGAATCACCGACGTCCTGGTCATCAACCGAACCCGAGCCAAAGCCGACCACCTCTCATCCGGACTCGGCCTCACCAGCGGCGACTGGGACGACCTCGACACCCACCTCACCCGCGCCGACCTCATCGTTGCCTGCACCGGCGCAACCGACCACATCGTCACCGGCGACATGGCCGCCCGCATCGCCCAAGCCCGCCAAGGCCGCCCACAGGCTTACCTCGATCTCGCGCTACCTCGCGACATCGCCCCTGAAGTCACCGAACACGCCTACGTTGCAGACCTCGCCGTGATCGGTGAATCCCTGCGCGGCGGAGACGCCACCGCTTCAGCTGTTTCCGAAGTAACCGACCTCGTCACCGCCGAAGTCGCCGAATTCATGCTCATGCGACGCCAATCCGAGGTCGCCCCCACTGTCGCTGCACTACGACGCCAATCCGCCGACGTCGTCAAAGCAGAACTCGCGCGACTGGCAACCAAATTACCCACCGACCTCGACCCCAAAGTCCGCGCCGAAATCGAACAATCAGTCCGCCGCGTCGCCACAAAAATCCTGCACACCCCCACCGTGCGCGTCAAAGAACTCGCATCATCACCACTCGGTGACTACACCGGAGCCCTGCGCGCACTCTTCGACCTCGACGCCACCGAAACCGCCACCGTATCGGCCCCACCCACCGTAGGGCCTCGCGCACCCATGCCCGGCGAAGTCGCCGGAGCCATCATGGACCCCAGGAGACTGAACCGTTGA
- a CDS encoding 30S ribosomal protein bS22 — translation MGSVIKKRRKRMAKKKHRKLLRKTRHQRRNKK, via the coding sequence ATGGGATCTGTGATCAAGAAGCGCCGCAAGCGCATGGCCAAGAAGAAGCACCGCAAGCTGCTTCGTAAGACGCGTCACCAGCGTCGTAACAAGAAGTGA
- a CDS encoding uroporphyrinogen-III synthase, with product MTTPPALHGWRVLVPRTPEQAAATITALARHGAHGHAVPTICITPPQDPTPLHNALVDLPTGRFAWTIFTSINAVTATRKTLEQLHPNQPSNTHFTHTRVACVGGVTHAALNTWGINTILTPPHRFSAAGLLDIWPTATTTPTDILLPRADIAPPLLPEGLRKLGWNPIDVTAYRTTPAPPPPPEIHAAITNGSYHAALFTSASTVNNLIKLTGPPHPNTLIACIGPSTATAARNAGLRVDIIPSHATSEALVEALATYAQTNPTHPKNT from the coding sequence GTGACCACCCCACCTGCACTCCACGGCTGGCGCGTACTCGTCCCCAGAACCCCCGAACAAGCCGCCGCCACCATCACCGCCCTCGCCCGCCACGGCGCCCACGGCCACGCCGTACCCACCATCTGCATCACCCCACCCCAAGACCCAACCCCCCTGCACAACGCACTGGTCGACCTACCCACCGGCCGATTCGCCTGGACCATCTTCACCAGCATCAACGCCGTCACCGCCACCCGAAAAACCCTCGAACAACTCCACCCCAACCAACCCAGCAACACCCACTTCACCCACACCCGCGTCGCCTGCGTCGGAGGCGTCACCCACGCCGCCCTCAACACCTGGGGCATCAACACCATCCTGACCCCACCCCACCGCTTCAGCGCCGCCGGACTCCTAGACATCTGGCCCACCGCCACCACCACCCCCACAGACATCCTCCTACCCCGCGCCGACATCGCCCCACCCCTCCTACCCGAAGGCCTACGCAAACTCGGCTGGAACCCCATCGATGTCACCGCCTACCGCACCACACCCGCACCACCACCCCCACCAGAAATCCACGCCGCCATCACCAACGGCTCCTACCATGCCGCCCTATTCACCTCAGCCTCTACCGTCAACAACCTCATCAAACTCACCGGCCCACCCCACCCCAACACCCTCATCGCCTGCATCGGACCCTCCACAGCCACCGCCGCACGCAACGCAGGACTACGCGTGGACATCATCCCCTCACACGCAACCTCCGAAGCACTCGTCGAAGCACTCGCCACCTACGCACAAACCAACCCAACCCACCCAAAAAACACCTAA
- a CDS encoding glutaredoxin family protein, which translates to MDSHVPTITLITKPGCHLCDLARDVVTRVADQLSVGFEEKSLPDMTDPDPILWEQIPVTYIDGEPHDYWRVSESRLRAELTERMQQNSQN; encoded by the coding sequence ATGGATTCGCATGTGCCGACGATCACCCTGATCACTAAGCCTGGATGCCACCTGTGTGACCTGGCCCGTGATGTTGTGACCCGAGTCGCTGACCAACTCTCAGTTGGTTTCGAGGAGAAATCTCTCCCCGACATGACTGACCCAGACCCCATCCTGTGGGAGCAGATCCCTGTCACATACATCGACGGTGAGCCACACGACTACTGGCGAGTGAGCGAATCTCGTTTGCGCGCAGAGTTAACCGAACGTATGCAACAAAACAGCCAAAACTGA
- the hemC gene encoding hydroxymethylbilane synthase, with the protein MSRTLKLGTRRSALATTQSRWVRDQLAQAGVESELVEVITEGDINMAPLTQIGGTGVFASALRHRLLSSDVDFAVHSLKDLPVAPHTGLTIAAIPTREDVRDVLISANNETLEELPHGATIGTGSPRRAAQLHAIRPDLNLKPIRGNVGTRIAHVDEGRLHAVILAGAGIRRLGLTDRISQYLPTNTVLPAAGQGALAIECRSDSTDIRQALALIDNPTSRLETHIERTVLATLEAGCTAPIGVYAQLLTATEAATATGLTPPATDTEPHILLDTFVQTTTGPIRLRRTAPTCQAERLAIEVGTELREHVLAEQPTQH; encoded by the coding sequence TTGAGCCGCACCCTCAAGCTCGGAACCCGCCGCAGCGCACTCGCCACCACCCAATCCAGGTGGGTACGAGATCAACTCGCTCAAGCTGGGGTGGAATCTGAACTCGTCGAGGTCATCACCGAGGGCGACATCAACATGGCCCCCCTCACCCAAATCGGCGGAACCGGAGTCTTCGCATCCGCACTACGCCACCGCCTCCTAAGTAGCGACGTTGACTTCGCCGTCCACTCACTCAAAGACCTCCCCGTCGCCCCCCACACCGGACTGACCATCGCCGCCATCCCCACCCGCGAAGACGTCCGCGACGTACTCATCAGCGCCAACAACGAAACCCTCGAAGAACTTCCACACGGCGCCACCATTGGCACCGGCTCACCCCGCCGTGCCGCCCAACTCCACGCCATTCGCCCCGACCTAAACCTCAAACCCATCCGCGGCAACGTCGGCACCCGCATCGCCCACGTCGACGAAGGCCGCCTCCACGCCGTCATCCTCGCCGGAGCCGGAATCCGCCGCCTCGGCCTCACCGACCGCATCAGCCAATACCTCCCCACCAACACAGTTCTACCCGCAGCAGGCCAAGGCGCCCTAGCCATCGAATGCCGCAGCGACAGCACCGACATCCGCCAAGCCCTCGCCCTCATCGACAACCCCACCAGCCGCCTCGAAACACACATCGAACGCACCGTCCTGGCCACCCTCGAAGCCGGATGCACCGCACCTATCGGCGTCTACGCCCAACTCCTCACCGCAACTGAAGCCGCCACCGCCACCGGGCTCACCCCACCAGCCACCGACACCGAACCCCATATCCTGCTCGACACCTTCGTCCAAACCACCACCGGGCCCATCCGCCTACGCCGCACCGCCCCCACCTGCCAAGCCGAACGCCTCGCCATCGAGGTCGGAACCGAACTACGCGAACACGTACTGGCCGAACAACCCACCCAGCACTAA